From one Hydrogenobacter sp. genomic stretch:
- the hisIE gene encoding bifunctional phosphoribosyl-AMP cyclohydrolase/phosphoribosyl-ATP diphosphatase HisIE, with the protein MLVLKFDKDGLIPVVAQDYRTGEIRMFAWANEEAVKRTVETGYAHYYSRSRRSVWKKGETSGELQKVIEVRVDCDEDSLLYIIDQEKNKACHTGERNCFFRDIKGDPARKVLPFETLQRLQEIIKSRIEERREDSYTYRLYMQGEDRVLQKFGEEAVESLIALKNGHREHIKAELSDMLYHMLVMLTLRGVDISEVFEELSKRFR; encoded by the coding sequence ATGCTTGTACTTAAATTTGACAAAGATGGACTTATTCCCGTTGTAGCTCAGGATTACAGAACTGGAGAGATCAGAATGTTTGCATGGGCAAATGAGGAAGCCGTAAAAAGGACAGTTGAAACAGGTTACGCTCACTACTATTCAAGATCAAGGCGCAGTGTGTGGAAAAAAGGTGAGACGTCCGGTGAACTTCAGAAGGTAATAGAAGTTAGGGTTGATTGTGACGAAGATTCACTACTTTACATAATAGATCAGGAAAAGAATAAAGCCTGTCACACAGGAGAAAGGAACTGCTTTTTCAGAGACATAAAAGGGGATCCTGCGAGGAAGGTCTTACCTTTTGAAACTCTACAAAGACTTCAGGAGATCATAAAAAGCAGGATAGAAGAGAGAAGGGAAGATTCATACACTTACAGATTATATATGCAAGGTGAGGACAGAGTACTTCAAAAGTTTGGAGAGGAAGCTGTGGAAAGCCTCATAGCTCTAAAAAATGGGCATCGTGAACATATAAAGGCTGAGCTTTCGGACATGCTTTATCACATGCTCGTTATGCTTACCTTAAGAGGTGTTGACATATCGGAAGTCTTTGAAGAGCTTTCAAAAAGGTTCAGGTAA